One genomic segment of Gossypium arboreum isolate Shixiya-1 chromosome 3, ASM2569848v2, whole genome shotgun sequence includes these proteins:
- the LOC108463876 gene encoding trans-Golgi network-localized SYP41-interacting protein 1 isoform X2, protein MSEINDSEDSGARNQSSTYQEVESIEISHVDSKEDMFMDASDELNNDNKEAVWPTDRDNNAISDEKPDAVPKQFDEMDNGAYNNEDNDNNHFVKEMERLRALLEQAAEEKGKLESKYKEEMETLSREIYVKDKEIEGLTAKLMSSVAETEKDVKNQQYEVALERISAALGSVIDQGDLLGDSGVEQIDLVEKSTLALIEKYNQFLSEVNQLRQCLTKAESDFGVQEFGTVFVAARDELHELRRKEAQLVDNIAFLEDENRKFLEQVESEKAMVEMLKSELEKTKTEVEQEKMRCANTKEKLSMAVTKGKALVQQRDALKQSLADKTSELEKCLAELQEKSSALEAAELHKEELVKNEVLVVSLQESLSEKTLIIEAFEHILSQIDVPDELQSVDIVGRGRWLANERKELKSVSRDFYRLKDTICAIDLPENVSFPDLDSRLAWLKESFYHAKDDISMLQNEISRTKEAARDEVNHLSASLSTVQQEKRYIKEELDHLRNEYEEIVGKAHQISLDKDHLSASLEAELVEKDYIKKELDNLSTEYENVVEKIHQLSSEKNQMISMLVEASGMMLADQEGVEEASYLPMLIDRCFRKIKDQPNASSETTFIEARQFEKLQSLFYVRDLELTLCEEVLEEDLLVRSQLNGLSNQLTVTSEELFALKEEKDVLQKALEQSEEKSSLLREKLSMAVKKGKGLVQDRENLKLLLEEKNSEIEKLRLELQHEESTVANCRDQISTLSTDLERIPMLESDLAAMKEAFDHILSQIDVPKELQSMDIVGRAGWLAKERKELGNVSMDFYRLKDTICAIDLPENVSFPDLDSRLAWLKESFFRAKDDINRLQNEISRIKEAAHDEIDHLSASLSTVQQEKHYIKDELDQLKNKYEEIVGMAHQISSNKDHLSASLATELVEKDYVRRELDNLSTEYENVVEKFHQLSSEKYQMISMLIEASGMMMADQEGIEESSYLPMLIDRCFRKIKDPPNASLETTFVEAQLFEKLQSLFYVRDLGLTLCEEVLEEDMLVRSQLNDLSDQMRVISEELFALKEEKDVLQKDLERSEEKSSLLREKLSMAVKKGKGLVQDRENLKLLLEEKNSEIEKLKLELQHEESTVANCREQISTLSTDLECIPKLESDLAALREGRDQLEKFLFESNSILQRLVESIGRIVIPVDSTFQEPVEKLNFLSGYMDDCLTAKARTEQDLLQVKEEAKNLAVKLAEAEANMKTLEDALAVAKNDLSQLAEEKRDVEFGKKNLEIELKKAVEEAHSENSKFAEICEARKSLEEALSLAENKISFLISEQQEVQSSRAASETEMEKLREEGAIQSSRLTEAYNTINTLESALSQAEMTVASLTEDSNNSKVEITNLENELRKLKDETEIQARELADAEITIKSLEDALVKAENEFSALQSEKRATDQEISTRNSKLTVCMEELAGSRGSSASKTIELIGHLNNLQMLAEDQSLLSTMKQCFDRNLEHLKDVDLALKNTREHLLDKRSEQLQDYPLMEDIALLAGCFADDIDNNVNIGMENDYENAINGDDVSSCVIRVAEGFQLRNKIFADRFEGFSKFLDESIGSLLKKLHATEDEVKSMVENMESLKQNVKNLEMREQEKEKAMAILQDDVETLFSACRDAVGDLHFEDKSTPTEFNSLPGLENLNHGLHPGGEFVGRDMAQQDIGGNRYIQTAEKLLAATREVQSLVKFYETTNKAVAAIVHNLQKDLEDTRRVSEKAIEERDVCQSRVFKLESDVEALEESYREVTHKIDDYQAKEDIWKEKEAELWSLYNNMSMKEKEAKEPLLSATQLRTLLDKLSVIEIPLVESEDLEPHSSTDVKKLFSIINSFAELQNQINLLSYEKEELQSMLSQQSFEIEHLKEEIERHVRNKPELEGMKMELSEATFGLEKIIVGLGGKELIGSPNSVGMRALLPVLEKQVNALLLEAESSKSRAQELGTKLLGSQNAVDELLTKVKLLEDSLQGRTIQPEVVQDRSIFEAPSASTGSEISEIEDVGSHVKKTVSPVPSAAHVRIMQKGSADHLALNIDSETDRLINSEETDEDKGRMFKPLNTTGLIPKQGKSIADRVDGIWVSGGRVLSSRPRVRLGLIAYCLLLHLWLLGTIV, encoded by the exons ATGTCTGAAATTAACGATTCGGAGGATTCTGGAGCTCGTAATCAATCTTCGACTTATcag gaAGTGGAATCTATTGAGATATCTCATGTGGATAGCAAAGAAGATATGTTTATGGATGCATCGGATGAGTTGAATAATGATAATAAGGAAGCTGTATGGCCAACTGATCGGGATAACAATGCCATTTCAGATGAAAAGCCGGATGCGGTACCTAAACAGTTTGATGAAATGGACAATGGTGCATACAATAACGAAGATAATGATAACAATCACTTTGTTAAAGAAATGGAACGATTGCGCGCTTTGCTGGAGCAAGCTGCTGAAGAAAAAGGGAAACTCGAATCCAAATACAAG GAAGagatggagacactttcaagggAGATTTATGTGAAGGATAAAGAGATTGAAGGGCTGACTGCCAAACTTATGAGTTCAGTAGCAGAAACAGAGAAGGATGTTAAGAACCAGCAATATGAGGTTGCACTGGAGAGGATTTCGGCTGCACTTGGTTCAGTTATAGATCAAGGAGATTTGTTAGGTGATTCTGGGGTAGAGCAGATTGACCTTGTTGAGAAAAGCACATTGGCATTAATTGAGAAGTATAACCAGTTTCTTTCAGAAGTTAATCAACTTAGGCAGTGTTTGACAAAGGCTGAGTCCGATTTTGGTGTGCAGGAGTTTGGGACCGTATTTGTTGCTGCCCGTGATGAATTACATGAGTTGAGGAGGAAGGAAGCACAGCTGGTTGACAACATAGCTTTTCTAGAAGATGAAAATAGGAAATTTCTTGAACAAGTTGAAAGTGAGAAAGCAATGGTGGAGATGCTAAAATCCGAGCTTGAAAAAACAAAGACAGAGGTTGAGCAGGAAAAGATGAGGTGTGCTAATACTAAGGAAAAGCTGAGTATGGCCGTGACAAAAGGGAAGGCATTGGTTCAGCAACGAGATGCCCTCAAGCAGTCTCTTGCTGATAAAACAAGCGAGCTTGAGAAATGTCTAGCTGAATTGCAAGAGAAGTCCAGTGCTTTAGAAGCTGCTGAATTACACAAGGAAGAGTTGGTGAAAAATGAAGTTTTGGTTGTGTCATTGCAAGAATCACTCTCTGAAAAGACCTTGATTATTGAGGCATTTGAACACATCCTATCCCAGATTGACGTACCTGACGAACTCCAATCAGTGGATATTGTTGGACGAGGTAGATGGCTTGCTAATGAAAGAAAAGAACTGAAGAGTGTTTCGAGGGACTTCTACAGATTGAAAGACACAATTTGTGCAATTGATTTACCTGAAAATGTCTCCTTTCCTGATTTAGATTCTCGCTTGGCTTGGCTTAAGGAGTCCTTTTACCATGCTAAAGATGACATAAGTATGTTGCAAAATGAAATTTCCAGAACAAAGGAAGCTGCACGTGATGAGGTAAATCACTTGAGTGCTTCACTTTCGACTGTACAACAAGAGAAGCGTTACATCAAAGAAGAGTTAGATCACCTCAGAAACGAATATGAGGAAATTGTTGGCAAGGCGCATCAAATATCATTGGACAAGGATCATTTAAGTGCTTCACTGGAAGCAGAACTAGTAGAGAAGGATTATATTAAAAAGGAGTTGGACAACCTCTCAACTGAATATGAAAATGTAGTTGAGAAGATCCATCAACTTTCATCAGAGAAAAATCAGATGATCAGCATGCTTGTAGAGGCTTCTGGAATGATGTTGGCGGATCAAGAAGGGGTTGAAGAAGCTTCTTATCTACCCATGCTAATAGATAGGTGCTTTAGAAAGATAAAAGATCAACCAAATGCATCTTCAGAGACTACTTTCATAGAAGCACGACAATTTGAAAAGCTTCAAAGTCTGTTCTATGTTAGGGATCTGGAGTTGACACTTTGTGAGGAAGTACTAGAAGAAGATTTGCTGGTGAGATCACAGCTAAATGGTCTCTCGAATCAGTTGACAGTAACTTCTGAGGAACTTTTTGCACTGAAGGAGGAGAAAGATGTTCTGCAAAAAGCTCTTGAGCAATCAGAGGAGAAGTCTAGTCTGCTGAGGGAGAAGTTATCGATGGCAGTTAAGAAAGGAAAGGGCTTggttcaagatcgggaaaactTGAAACTTCTTCTTGAGGAAAAGAACTCGGAAATTGAGAAGCTGAGGCTTGAGTTACAACATGAAGAATCTACAGTTGCTAACTGCAGGGATCAGATCAGCACTTTGTCAACTGATTTAGAGCGCATCCCAATGTTGGAGAGTGACCTGGCAGCTATGAAAGAGGCATTTGACCACATCCTATCCCAGATTGACGTACCTAAGGAACTCCAGTCAATGGATATTGTTGGACGAGCTGGATGGCTtgctaaagaaagaaaagagctGGGGAATGTTTCAATGGACTTCTACAGATTGAAAGACACAATTTGTGCAATTGATTTACCTGAAAATGTCTCCTTTCCTGATTTAGATTCTCGCTTGGCTTGGCTTAAGGAGTCCTTTTTCCGGGCTAAGGATGACATAAATAGGTTGCAAAATGAAATTTCCAGAATAAAAGAAGCTGCACATGATGAGATAGATCACTTGAGTGCTTCACTTTCAACTGTACAACAAGAGAAGCATTACATCAAGGATGAGTTAGATCAACTCAAAAACAAATATGAGGAAATTGTTGGCATGGCACATCAGATATCATCAAACAAGGATCATTTAAGTGCTTCACTTGCAACAGAACTAGTAGAGAAGGATTATGTTAGAAGGGAGTTGGACAACCTCTCAACTGAATATGAAAATGTAGTTGAGAAGTTCCATCAACTTTCATCAGAGAAATATCAGATGATCAGCATGCTTATAGAGGCTTCTGGAATGATGATGGCGGATCAAGAAGGGATTGAAGAATCTTCTTATCTACCCATGCTAATAGATAGGTGCTTTAGAAAGATAAAAGATCCACCGAATGCATCTTTAGAGACTACTTTCGTAGAAGCACAACTTTTTGAAAAGCTTCAAAGTCTGTTCTATGTTAGGGATCTGGGGTTGACACTTTGTGAGGAAGTACTAGAAGAAGATATGCTGGTGAGGTCACAGCTAAATGATCTCTCGGATCAGATGAGAGTAATTTCTGAGGAACTTTTTGCACTGAAGGAGGAGAAAGATGTTCTGCAAAAAGATCTTGAACGATCAGAGGAGAAGTCTAGTCTGCTGAGGGAGAAGTTATCGATGGCAGTTAAGAAAGGAAAGGGCTTggttcaagatcgggaaaactTGAAACTTCTTCTTGAGGAAAAGAACTCAGAAATTGAGAAGCTGAAGCTTGAGTTACAACATGAAGAATCTACAGTTGCTAACTGCAGGGAGCAGATCAGCACTTTATCTACTGATTTAGAGTGCATCCCGAAGTTGGAGAGTGACCTTGCAGCTTTGAGAGAGGGAAGGGATCAACTTGAGAAGTTCTTATTCGAGAGCAATAGCATATTGCAGAGACTAGTTGAATCAATTGGTCGCATTGTCATTCCAGTTGATTCAACGTTTCAAGAGCCTGTAGAGAAGCTGAACTTTCTTTCTGGGTATATGGATGATTGTCTGACTGCCAAGGCACGGACTGAACAAGACTTGCTGCAAGTAAAGGAAGAGGCTAAGAACCTAGCTGTCAAGTTAGCAGAGGCTGAAGCAAATATGAAAACACTGGAAGATGCATTGGCTGTTGCCAAGAATGATTTGTCTCAACTTGCTGAAGAGAAGAGGGACGTGGAATTtggtaaaaaaaatttagaaatagagTTGAAGAAAGCAGTTGAAGAAGCTCATTCAGAAAATAGCAAGTTTGCTGAGATTTGTGAGGCTAGAAAGTCACTTGAAGAGGCATTGTCACTGGcagaaaataaaatttcatttcttatCAGTGAGCAACAGGAGGTTCAAAGTAGCAGAGCTGCTTCAGAGACGGAAATGGAGAAACTGAGAGAGGAAGGAGCTATTCAGTCTAGCAGACTCACAGAGGCATATAACACTATAAATACACTTGAAAGTGCACTTTCTCAGGCAGAGATGACTGTTGCTTCATTAACTGAGGACAGTAACAATTCAAAAGTGGAAATAACCAACTTGGAGAATGAGCTTAGGAAACTAAAAGATGAAACTGAGATCCAGGCTAGGGAGCTCGCTGATGCGGAAATTACCATAAAATCGCTTGAAGATGCATTGGTTAAGGCAGAAAATGAGTTTTCTGCACTTCAAAGTGAAAAGAGAGCCACTGATCAGGAAATATCAACTCGTAATTCCAAACTGACTGTATGCATGGAAGAGTTGGCTGGAAGCAGAGGGAGCTCTGCAAGTAAAACCATAGAGTTGATCGGTCATCTTAACAATCTTCAAATGCTTGCCGAAGATCAAAGTCTGTTGTCAACGATGAAACAATGCTTTGATAGGAACTTGGAGCATCTAAAAGATGTGGATCTTGCCCTTAAGAACACAAGGGAGCATTTGTTGGACAAGAGGTCGGAGCAGCTGCAAGATTATCCACTCATGGAG GATATTGCTCTTCTGGCAGGATGTTTCGCTGATGATATTGATAATAATGTGAACATTGGAATGGAGAATGATTATGAAAATGCAATCAATGGTGATGATGTTTCTTCATGTGTTATAAGGGTTGCAGAAGGGTTCCAGTTACGAAATAAAATCTTTGCTGATAGATTTGAAGGTTTTTCTAAATTCCTAGATGAGTCAATAGGTTCCTTGTTAAAAAAGTTACATGCCACAGAGGATGAGGTAAAAAGCATGGTTGAGAATATGGAATCCTTGAAGCAAAATGTTAAAAACCTGGAAATGCGTGAACAAGAAAAGGAGAAGGCTATGGCTATTTTACAGGATGATGTTGAAACTTTATTCTCTGCTTGTAGAGATGCAGTTGGAGACCTTCACTTCGAAGACAAGAGCACTCCTACAGAATTTAACTCTCTTCCTGGACTTGAAAATTTGAACCATGGTTTGCACCCAGGAGGAGAATTTGTTGGACGAGATATGGCTCAGCAAGATATTGGTGGCAATAGATATATTCAGACAGCTGAGAAATTGTTGGCTGCTACTAGAGAAGTTCAAAGTTTGGTGAAGTTTTATGAAACCACAAACAAAGCAGTGGCCGCAATTGTTCACAATTTGCAGAAAGATTTGGAAGATACCAGAAGAGTCTCCGAGAAAGCTATTGAAGAAAGAGATGTATGTCAAAGTAGGGTTTTCAAGTTGGAGAGTGATGTAGAAGCACTGGAAGAATCATACAGAGAAGTGACGCATAAGATAGATGATTATCAAGCCAAAGAGGACATATGGAAGGAAAAAGAGGCAGAACTTTGGTCATTGTACAATAATATGTCGATGAAAGAAAAAG AAGCCAAGGAGCCGCTTCTATCAGCAACTCAATTAAGAACTTTATTGGACAAGCTAAGTGTGATCGAGATTCCTCTTGTAGAGTCTGAAGACCTCGAGCCCCATAGCTCAACTGATGTTAAGAAACTGTTTTCTATTATTAATAGTTTCGCTGAATTGCAGAACCAAATAAATTTACTTTCTTATGAGAAGGAAGAACTACAGTCTATGCTTTCACAACAGAGTTTTGAAATTGAGCATcttaaagaagaaattgagagACATGTTAGAAATAAGCCAGAATTGGAAGGTATGAAAATGGAGCTGTCTGAGGCTACATTTGGCCTGGAAAAGATTATTGTTGGATTGGGAGGTAAAGAGTTGATTGGAAGCCCAAATTCTGTTGGTATGAGAGCACTTTTGCCTGTTTTAGAAAAGCAGGTGAATGCCTTGTTATTAGAGGCTGAAAGTTCAAAATCCAGAGCACAGGAACTTGGTACCAAGTTGCTTGGAAGCCAAAATGCCGTGGATGAATTGTTAACTAAGGTTAAGTTACTTGAAGATTCTCTTCAGGGTAGGACTATTCAGCCAGAAGTTGTCCAGGACCGGAGCATCTTTGAAGCACCTTCTGCATCCACAGGGTCAGAAATATCTGAAATTGAAGATGTG GGATCCCACGTAAAGAAAACAGTATCTCCTGTTCCCTCAGCTGCTCACGTCCGAATTATGCAAAAAGGATCAGCTGACCATCTAGCACTCAATATTGACTCAGAAACTGATCGCTTGATCAACAGTGAGGAAACTGATGAGGACAAAG GTCGAATGTTCAAGCCTCTTAATACAACTGGCCTCATCCCAAAACAAGGAAAGTCTATTGCAGATCGTGTTGATGGAATATG GGTATCTGGTGGCCGAGTTCTAAGCAGCCGTCCCCGAGTAAGGCTTGGCCTAATTGCCTATTGCCTGCTTCTTCATTTATGGCTACTTGGGACCATTGTGTAA